The Pedobacter mucosus genome window below encodes:
- a CDS encoding ABC transporter ATP-binding protein — translation MKKHHKANSPTPWQRLVEMLHVERSTINYIFVYAGLIGIIGLSLPLGTAAVFNLLSNGSMYSSTYILIAAILIGIVVGGVLLLGQLALVEYLEQKIFIKAAIGFAYRLPRIKKKELEGEDPRELVNRFFDVLTIQKGLTKLLIDIVAAGVLIFFSAILLSFYHPVFIGFGIFTILCITLIITIYYRRGVETSIEESEYKYEVVAYLETVAENLDAYRGLPNEMEKVTMITDEITSKYIEARNDHFSILKRLFASAVVLRTILMGALLLLGSYFVVQRQMTFGQFVAAEVIIVQISYAVEKLMTSLNTVFDMVTGSEKLAIVTDLELEEGETNHA, via the coding sequence ATGAAAAAACACCACAAGGCAAATAGTCCAACGCCATGGCAGCGGCTTGTAGAAATGCTTCACGTAGAACGTTCAACCATTAACTATATTTTTGTTTATGCTGGCCTTATCGGTATAATCGGCCTTTCGCTTCCACTAGGAACAGCAGCAGTATTTAACCTGCTTTCCAACGGCTCCATGTATAGCTCAACTTATATCCTTATTGCAGCAATACTTATTGGTATTGTTGTTGGAGGAGTCTTACTTCTTGGTCAGCTTGCTTTAGTTGAATACTTGGAGCAAAAGATTTTTATAAAAGCAGCCATTGGATTTGCTTACCGGCTACCAAGAATAAAAAAGAAAGAGCTTGAAGGCGAGGACCCAAGAGAATTGGTGAATCGATTTTTTGATGTTTTAACCATTCAGAAAGGACTTACCAAACTACTAATTGATATTGTTGCGGCAGGCGTTCTCATTTTTTTTAGCGCCATTCTGCTTTCTTTCTACCACCCGGTATTTATCGGTTTCGGCATTTTTACGATACTTTGTATTACCTTAATCATCACTATATATTACCGTAGAGGGGTTGAAACGAGTATAGAAGAATCAGAATATAAGTACGAAGTGGTGGCTTATTTGGAAACTGTTGCTGAAAATCTTGACGCTTATAGAGGACTACCAAATGAGATGGAAAAGGTTACGATGATAACCGATGAAATCACCTCTAAATATATAGAAGCCAGAAATGATCACTTCAGTATACTTAAAAGGTTGTTCGCCAGTGCGGTGGTATTGCGTACCATCCTTATGGGTGCATTGCTGCTTTTAGGTTCGTATTTTGTGGTGCAGCGGCAGATGACTTTCGGTCAGTTTGTTGCCGCGGAAGTGATTATTGTTCAAATATCTTACGCAGTAGAAAAACTTATGACAAGCCTTAACACTGTTTTCGACATGGTTACTGGAAGCGAGAAATTGGCTATTGTGACCGATCTTGAACTAGAGGAAGGAGAAACGAATCATGCTTGA
- a CDS encoding HlyD family secretion protein — translation MLDQTKKIVGRKIDEFSFRSQAQLISSSGPKLLGRLMVGVLILFIIVLLLPWRQTISGRGTVTALRPEDRPQTIQNQIGGRIEYWAVREGEQVKKGDTILVLSETNQTYFNPDLPERLDEQLDAKKGSELAAEQKISATDAQISALSNGVSIQLSAAQNNVKQSVNSVRIDSAELVAVRNYYLTSKSRLERYEAGFKNGLFSLTDIETRRLKLQEDKAKEISQENKLSSSRQSLANAIIELDNIRAKYRQSLASAQSDRSSAVSGKASVREEIARLRNEMSNVNIRRGLYVVRAPQDGYVVKTLKAGIGENIKEGESVATLQPLSPQVAAEIYVDAMDVPLILDSSNVRLQFEGWPSVQFSGWPSVAVGTFGGKVSVIDRVSTDGKYRILVRQLIHKPENDEPWPIQLRQGSGVYGRVILRSVPVWYEIWRQLNGFPPSLDKAPSTENINNR, via the coding sequence ATGCTTGATCAGACTAAGAAAATAGTAGGCAGAAAGATTGATGAGTTTTCATTTCGCTCCCAAGCTCAATTAATTTCCTCCAGCGGACCAAAATTGTTAGGAAGGTTAATGGTTGGGGTATTGATTTTATTCATCATTGTACTTTTATTACCATGGAGGCAAACCATTTCTGGTCGCGGTACGGTTACTGCATTACGGCCAGAGGATAGACCTCAAACCATACAAAACCAAATTGGTGGCAGGATAGAATACTGGGCGGTACGTGAAGGCGAACAGGTAAAAAAGGGCGATACGATTTTGGTACTTTCAGAAACCAATCAAACCTATTTTAACCCTGATTTGCCCGAAAGACTTGATGAGCAGCTTGATGCAAAAAAAGGAAGTGAGCTTGCCGCTGAGCAAAAGATTTCTGCAACCGATGCGCAAATTAGTGCGCTCAGCAATGGGGTTAGTATTCAGCTTTCTGCTGCTCAAAATAATGTTAAACAATCTGTAAACAGCGTTAGGATAGACAGTGCCGAGCTGGTTGCCGTTCGGAATTATTATTTAACAAGTAAATCCAGGTTAGAAAGATATGAAGCTGGTTTTAAAAATGGACTTTTCTCATTGACTGATATTGAGACCAGGCGACTTAAATTACAGGAAGATAAGGCAAAAGAAATCAGTCAGGAGAATAAGCTTAGCAGTTCCAGACAAAGTTTGGCAAACGCCATTATAGAATTAGATAATATTCGTGCTAAGTACCGCCAGTCTTTGGCTTCTGCGCAATCAGATCGCAGTTCGGCAGTTTCAGGAAAGGCATCTGTAAGGGAAGAGATTGCCCGTTTGCGTAACGAAATGAGCAATGTAAATATCCGTAGAGGTTTGTATGTAGTACGTGCGCCTCAAGATGGCTACGTTGTAAAAACGTTAAAGGCTGGAATTGGAGAAAATATTAAGGAAGGGGAGTCAGTTGCTACACTCCAACCACTTTCTCCGCAGGTTGCTGCAGAAATTTATGTTGATGCAATGGATGTTCCCTTAATTCTGGATAGTAGTAATGTTCGTTTGCAGTTTGAAGGTTGGCCATCAGTTCAGTTTTCAGGCTGGCCATCTGTAGCTGTAGGAACATTTGGCGGCAAGGTATCTGTAATTGACCGGGTAAGTACAGATGGAAAATACCGGATTTTGGTAAGGCAGCTAATCCATAAGCCAGAAAATGATGAACCTTGGCCTATTCAACTCCGTCAGGGATCTGGCGTTTACGGTCGTGTTATTTTAAGATCAGTACCGGTGTGGTATGAAATATGGCGACAGCTAAATGGCTTTCCTCCAAGTTTAGATAAAGCACCTTCGACTGAAAATATCAACAATAGATAA
- a CDS encoding TolC family protein, which yields MKIFTIRHFNFKLGKMAQLWILSLIFLLLISFLNASAQTKPSANKDEFLLRDMQEIVLLNHPIIQQAGLLSKAAQARVLQSLGNFDPEVMASFGRKIFGGTEYYNHWDSELKVPLWLAGADLNVGYDRNVGVYNNPETRTSSTGLAGVGLSIPLGQGLLIDSRRNTLRQAKIMVGYAEAEKVAQINSVWLGAVKDYWTWYFAAQQLKYMEEGVNLASRRFRALREQVLLGDKPPIDSVEASITLQDRQVQLQQASVELNNSRLVLSNHLWNSQGVPQELPITAMPEQESKTNKMVSTFLLDSLVARAGETHPQILKMRSELAKLGVESKYRREMFKPKLNLKGSFLAGRRDFGFVPDNYDFRLANYKVGIDFSFPLFLREERGKLREIKIQQAEITYGIQQSGREIQTSVITAYNDFKAYQSQLDLQTRNVANQQVLVKGELQKFDLGESNLFLINTRESKLIDMQVKRAELVSSLQKAMAEIYYRAGRQIVY from the coding sequence ATGAAAATTTTTACCATTCGGCATTTCAATTTCAAACTGGGTAAAATGGCTCAGCTTTGGATTCTGTCACTTATATTTTTACTTCTCATAAGTTTTTTAAACGCATCAGCCCAAACAAAACCTTCAGCTAATAAAGATGAGTTTCTGCTTCGCGATATGCAGGAAATTGTTTTACTAAATCATCCTATTATTCAGCAGGCGGGTCTGCTTAGTAAAGCTGCACAAGCCCGCGTACTTCAATCGTTGGGTAATTTCGATCCAGAGGTTATGGCGTCTTTTGGGCGAAAAATTTTTGGTGGAACTGAATATTATAACCATTGGGACAGCGAACTTAAAGTGCCGCTTTGGCTTGCAGGTGCTGATTTGAATGTAGGTTATGATCGAAATGTGGGCGTATATAATAACCCAGAAACGAGAACAAGCAGTACTGGTTTAGCGGGAGTAGGCCTTTCGATACCTTTGGGGCAGGGACTTTTAATTGATTCACGTAGAAACACCCTTCGGCAGGCAAAAATAATGGTTGGCTATGCCGAGGCGGAGAAAGTTGCGCAGATTAACTCGGTGTGGCTAGGTGCAGTGAAAGATTATTGGACCTGGTATTTTGCAGCTCAACAGCTTAAGTATATGGAGGAAGGCGTAAATTTAGCAAGCAGAAGATTTAGGGCGCTTCGGGAGCAGGTACTTTTAGGAGATAAACCACCGATTGATTCTGTGGAAGCCTCAATAACCTTGCAAGATCGTCAGGTGCAATTACAGCAAGCTTCTGTAGAACTAAACAATTCCAGACTGGTACTTTCAAACCACCTTTGGAACAGCCAGGGTGTACCACAGGAACTCCCAATTACTGCTATGCCTGAGCAGGAATCTAAAACAAATAAAATGGTCAGTACTTTTTTGTTGGATTCATTGGTGGCAAGAGCCGGCGAAACGCATCCACAAATTTTAAAAATGAGAAGTGAGCTGGCGAAATTGGGTGTTGAATCAAAATATCGCCGGGAAATGTTTAAGCCAAAGCTAAATCTTAAAGGATCATTTTTAGCAGGTAGAAGAGATTTTGGCTTCGTTCCGGATAACTATGATTTCAGACTTGCCAATTATAAGGTTGGTATTGATTTTTCTTTCCCATTATTCTTAAGGGAAGAACGGGGGAAGCTTAGGGAAATTAAAATTCAGCAGGCCGAAATTACTTACGGGATTCAGCAGTCTGGACGGGAAATTCAAACCAGCGTTATTACCGCATATAATGATTTCAAAGCCTATCAAAGTCAATTGGATTTACAAACCCGAAACGTAGCTAATCAACAGGTATTGGTTAAAGGAGAGCTTCAGAAATTTGATTTAGGGGAAAGCAATCTTTTTTTAATCAATACCCGAGAATCAAAGCTGATAGATATGCAAGTTAAAAGAGCTGAGCTAGTTTCCAGCCTACAAAAAGCCATGGCCGAAATTTATTACAGGGCTGGAAGGCAGATTGTTTATTAA
- a CDS encoding helix-turn-helix domain-containing protein, producing MISPAEILPGVIFYSYLSSERKEKVCFWNHHTLILQVSGKLILETSEQNISLTGGELLLIGRNQLGTLTKTPLPGGNYETIVISLQEDLLRKIVLEERLEADRKYIGPPNILIPINEFLQGYFQSIIPYARSSGAAMTDEMGIIKMKEGIKLLLLAIPTLRDFLFDFSEPHKIDLEKFMLNNYHFNIPIEKFAQLTGRSLAGFKRDFQKIFSSPPRRWLQDKRLNVAKHLMETKHKKASSIYLDLGFESLSHFSHSFKKKFGIAPTEMPVINQ from the coding sequence ATGATTAGTCCTGCAGAAATTCTTCCCGGTGTAATTTTTTATTCTTACCTATCTTCGGAGCGGAAAGAGAAAGTATGTTTCTGGAATCACCATACCCTAATCCTACAGGTTTCGGGCAAGTTGATTTTAGAAACATCCGAACAAAATATTTCATTAACCGGCGGAGAATTGCTGCTTATTGGCAGAAACCAATTAGGAACACTCACTAAAACGCCATTACCGGGCGGGAATTATGAAACAATAGTGATATCCTTGCAGGAAGACTTGTTGCGTAAAATTGTATTGGAAGAAAGGCTTGAAGCAGATAGAAAATACATTGGTCCGCCAAACATTTTAATTCCTATAAATGAGTTTCTGCAGGGATATTTTCAATCGATTATTCCTTATGCGAGGAGTTCGGGCGCAGCAATGACAGACGAGATGGGCATCATTAAAATGAAGGAAGGCATTAAATTATTACTTCTTGCCATACCAACACTTCGCGATTTTTTATTCGACTTTTCGGAACCGCACAAAATTGACCTCGAAAAGTTTATGCTGAACAACTATCATTTTAACATCCCGATAGAGAAATTTGCTCAGCTTACAGGTCGCAGTCTGGCAGGTTTTAAACGCGATTTTCAGAAAATATTCAGCTCGCCTCCGCGTCGTTGGCTGCAGGATAAGCGGCTAAACGTCGCAAAACATTTAATGGAAACCAAACACAAAAAGGCATCATCTATTTACCTTGATTTAGGTTTTGAAAGTTTATCGCACTTTTCGCATTCATTCAAGAAAAAGTTCGGTATAGCCCCTACTGAAATGCCTGTAATCAACCAGTAA
- a CDS encoding aldo/keto reductase has protein sequence MKNNSKIQLGNDGPMVSRLGLGCMRMSSIWGGPTPNEQESIATIHEALYMGINFLNTGDFYGAGHNEMLIGKAIKGRRDEAFISVKFGAIFHNGQWLGMDLRPIAIKNFINYSLTRLGVETIDLYQPSRMDGSVPVEDIIGTVADLIQEGKVRHIGVSEITADQLRKANEIYPISALEIGYSLADRQIELELLPTAKELGVGIVAFANTAEGLLTGEMKTPLPENDYRNHFSRFEGENLINNLSKVEILKQLASNKGCTPTQVAIAWVKEQGDHIMPLVSMSRRSRLPENINAMDIKFSPEEMNTLNTTFAIGAIHGGTYLNR, from the coding sequence ATGAAAAACAATTCAAAAATTCAATTAGGTAACGATGGCCCGATGGTATCCAGACTTGGTTTAGGCTGTATGCGCATGTCGTCTATTTGGGGCGGACCAACGCCCAACGAACAAGAAAGTATTGCTACCATCCATGAGGCCTTGTATATGGGTATCAACTTTTTAAACACTGGTGACTTTTATGGTGCTGGCCATAATGAAATGTTGATTGGCAAAGCCATTAAAGGAAGGCGAGATGAAGCGTTTATTAGCGTGAAATTCGGTGCTATTTTCCATAATGGTCAATGGTTGGGAATGGATCTGCGACCAATTGCAATTAAAAATTTTATAAATTATTCCCTTACTCGTTTGGGCGTTGAAACAATTGATCTTTATCAACCTAGCAGAATGGACGGGAGTGTACCTGTTGAAGACATCATTGGAACGGTTGCCGATTTAATTCAAGAAGGTAAAGTTCGGCATATTGGCGTGTCTGAAATTACAGCCGATCAACTTCGTAAAGCAAATGAAATATATCCAATAAGTGCCTTAGAAATTGGTTACTCCCTAGCTGATCGTCAAATTGAGCTGGAGCTGTTGCCTACTGCAAAAGAACTGGGCGTTGGGATTGTTGCTTTCGCCAATACTGCCGAAGGCTTACTTACCGGAGAGATGAAAACGCCGCTCCCTGAAAACGATTATCGCAACCATTTTTCTCGTTTTGAAGGCGAAAACTTAATAAATAATTTAAGTAAAGTTGAAATTTTGAAGCAATTGGCAAGCAATAAAGGTTGCACGCCTACGCAGGTTGCAATTGCCTGGGTAAAAGAACAAGGAGATCATATTATGCCTTTGGTAAGCATGAGCCGCAGGTCTCGTTTGCCTGAAAATATTAATGCGATGGATATCAAATTCTCTCCGGAGGAAATGAATACATTAAATACTACTTTTGCAATAGGCGCTATACATGGCGGCACATATTTAAACCGCTAA
- a CDS encoding DASH family cryptochrome yields MEKRGLVWFKNDLRLHDNETLVRAQEECKDLLFCYCIEKNDFDQLALGFKRIDINRFKFLQQSVLNLKKNLESLGGHLIIGEISALDTLPELVKEYDITDIYAEMEYTSYETSLVDNVVKALPDTKFHFFWGKTLYHKDDIPFEIDKLPLTSKAYRIPVGNRAEPRATFNRPTELSSVAIKTNKDFPSYNLYGFDKKEFEVSKPYVEGGETLALERLEYYTFKSELLTGYRWSRNKSDGLDYSSKFSPYLALGCISAREIYEKVKAYEAKIKKNQSTWWLVFELVWRDYFTFKAMRFGDSIFKTKGYKNKDIAWENDPQKFEKWCDGNTGIPFIDAHMRQLNQTGYMSNRGRVNCASYMVHDLKIDWTWGAAYFEAKLIDYDVSSNWMNWHMQAFEIWYTNPVHQANKYKAQDFIRKWIPELSGKNNIEVLIPWEFDISAYPKPVEVYKKWSRAIGLIQKLEI; encoded by the coding sequence ATGGAGAAACGTGGCTTAGTTTGGTTTAAAAATGATTTAAGATTGCATGATAATGAAACCTTGGTAAGGGCGCAGGAAGAATGTAAAGATCTTCTTTTTTGCTATTGTATAGAAAAGAACGACTTTGATCAGTTAGCGCTCGGTTTCAAGAGGATAGATATTAACAGATTTAAGTTTTTGCAACAATCCGTTCTTAATTTGAAGAAGAATCTGGAATCACTAGGCGGGCATTTAATTATTGGAGAAATTTCTGCACTTGATACCTTACCAGAACTAGTTAAGGAATACGATATAACAGATATTTATGCAGAAATGGAATATACGAGTTATGAAACTAGCTTAGTTGATAACGTTGTTAAGGCACTTCCCGACACTAAATTTCATTTTTTTTGGGGAAAAACGCTTTACCACAAAGATGATATACCCTTCGAAATCGATAAGCTTCCACTTACGAGTAAAGCATACCGCATTCCTGTCGGAAATCGAGCTGAGCCACGTGCAACTTTTAACCGTCCTACTGAATTAAGTTCGGTGGCGATTAAAACAAATAAAGATTTCCCTTCGTACAATCTTTATGGTTTCGATAAAAAGGAATTTGAAGTTTCGAAGCCATATGTTGAAGGCGGCGAAACCTTGGCATTGGAAAGGCTTGAATATTATACTTTTAAATCTGAGCTTTTAACGGGTTACAGGTGGAGCAGAAATAAATCAGATGGTTTAGATTACAGTTCGAAATTTTCGCCATACCTGGCTTTGGGATGTATTTCTGCCCGAGAAATATATGAGAAAGTTAAAGCTTACGAAGCCAAAATTAAAAAAAATCAGAGTACTTGGTGGCTGGTTTTTGAATTGGTTTGGAGAGACTACTTTACCTTCAAGGCAATGCGTTTTGGGGATTCAATTTTCAAAACGAAAGGCTATAAAAATAAAGATATCGCTTGGGAAAATGATCCACAGAAATTCGAGAAATGGTGCGATGGTAATACAGGGATTCCTTTTATTGATGCGCACATGAGGCAATTAAACCAAACCGGATATATGAGTAATCGTGGTAGGGTAAATTGTGCAAGCTACATGGTGCATGATTTAAAAATAGATTGGACCTGGGGTGCGGCTTACTTTGAGGCCAAATTAATTGATTATGATGTGAGTTCAAATTGGATGAACTGGCATATGCAAGCGTTTGAAATTTGGTACACCAATCCAGTACATCAAGCAAATAAATATAAGGCACAAGACTTTATCCGAAAATGGATTCCTGAACTTTCAGGTAAAAATAATATTGAGGTTTTAATTCCATGGGAATTTGACATTTCCGCTTATCCAAAGCCTGTTGAAGTATATAAAAAGTGGAGTAGGGCGATTGGTTTAATTCAAAAGCTCGAAATATAA
- a CDS encoding DUF4385 domain-containing protein, with translation MKDNFEVKTQRKPSYLDFDISRYPWKPDINYKEHPEAYMVGKGEQGVLICEPYKSIIGPFWRFKDPDIAEKSAVKIYDLFLSYISQDDFVGADLSRKYLQMGYTRARRYANYKGGKKYDQSKDYELLERGTGDAKKAEAASIFYDYWKKAEGNQVYKEKKIWWKKTYG, from the coding sequence ATGAAAGATAATTTTGAAGTAAAAACGCAGCGTAAACCATCATATCTCGACTTCGATATATCGCGTTACCCTTGGAAGCCAGATATTAATTATAAGGAACATCCTGAAGCCTATATGGTTGGAAAAGGGGAACAAGGCGTATTAATTTGCGAGCCATATAAATCTATTATTGGTCCATTTTGGAGGTTTAAGGATCCGGATATTGCAGAAAAAAGTGCTGTCAAAATTTACGATTTATTCTTGAGTTATATAAGTCAGGATGATTTTGTAGGAGCAGATTTATCTAGGAAATACTTGCAAATGGGCTATACCAGGGCTCGCCGTTATGCAAACTATAAGGGCGGTAAAAAATATGATCAATCTAAAGATTATGAACTTTTGGAAAGAGGAACCGGAGATGCCAAAAAAGCAGAAGCCGCTTCCATTTTTTACGATTATTGGAAAAAAGCAGAGGGTAATCAGGTGTATAAAGAAAAGAAGATTTGGTGGAAAAAAACCTACGGTTAA
- a CDS encoding SDR family NAD(P)-dependent oxidoreductase gives MSILENKVALVSGAGSGIGRAIAITYAKEGAKVVVADINEEHANETVSLIKNSGGDAIAVKADSSKATENKRLIEEVVKQYGRLDIACNNAGIGGPAKPTGDYEPEEWDSVIALNLNGVFYACKYELEQMEKNGGGSIINIASIHGQVAAPNSPAYTASKHAVVGLTKNIAVEYAQKKIRCNAVGPGYIETPLLTAHLNEEALKAIAGKSATNRLGKVEEIADLVAFLSSDKSSFTTGSYIIADGGYTAV, from the coding sequence ATGTCAATATTAGAAAACAAAGTGGCTTTAGTTTCAGGAGCAGGTTCTGGAATTGGAAGAGCAATCGCAATTACTTACGCAAAAGAAGGCGCCAAAGTAGTTGTTGCAGATATAAATGAAGAACACGCTAACGAAACCGTAAGCCTAATTAAGAATAGTGGTGGTGATGCAATCGCCGTAAAAGCGGATTCATCAAAAGCAACAGAAAATAAAAGACTAATAGAAGAAGTAGTTAAGCAATATGGTAGGTTAGACATTGCATGCAATAATGCAGGCATCGGCGGGCCAGCAAAGCCTACAGGAGATTACGAGCCTGAAGAATGGGACAGCGTAATTGCTTTAAACTTAAATGGCGTTTTCTACGCTTGTAAATACGAATTAGAACAAATGGAAAAAAATGGTGGAGGCTCGATTATTAATATAGCATCTATCCATGGCCAGGTTGCAGCACCAAACAGCCCTGCTTATACCGCTTCGAAACATGCAGTTGTTGGTTTAACAAAAAACATTGCTGTAGAATATGCTCAAAAAAAAATACGTTGCAATGCTGTAGGACCTGGTTATATTGAAACGCCATTACTTACCGCACACCTTAATGAGGAAGCGTTAAAAGCAATAGCAGGAAAAAGTGCCACGAACAGGTTGGGAAAGGTTGAAGAAATCGCTGATCTTGTTGCTTTTTTAAGTTCTGATAAATCATCATTTACGACAGGAAGTTACATCATTGCCGATGGTGGTTATACCGCTGTGTAA
- the topA gene encoding type I DNA topoisomerase: protein MAKNLLIVESPAKAKTIEGYLGKDFLVKSSYGHIRDLVKGDMGIDINNNFAQTYEVPADKKNVVAELKKLAKEAEMVWLASDEDREGEAISWHLFETLGLKVEKTKRIVFHEITKPAILKAIDSPRGIDYNLVFAQQARRVLDRLVGFELSPVLWKKVKPSLSAGRVQSVAVRLIVDREREVQHFNAAAAFKITAQFSTGKGKETVKAELPQRFESEATAEKFLQDCANAKFDITSLETKPAKRNPAAPFTTSTLQQEASRKLGFSVARTMQVAQRLYEAGKITYMRTDSLNLSETALTAAAAEIKSAYGNEYHQHRIYKTKTAGAQEAHEAIRPTYFNVHTVDGDISEKRLYDLIWKRAIASQMSEALFEKTTAQITASTRKEHLVAEGEVLKFDGFLKVYLESTDDEETEEKEGGSILPPLAKGQELFLKEMQATERYSRPPARYTEASLVKKLEELGIGRPSTYAPTISTVQNRGYVVKEDRDGKQRKFTAIILADGKVNTEIKTEITGAEKQKLFPTDIGEVVNDFLVEHFKGIVDFNFTAKVEKEFDEIAQGLQEWTKMLHSFYSPFHTEVQTTLDTAERATGERLLGLDPVTGKNVYTKVGKFGPLVQIGEADDEEKPKYASLMKNQSVGTITLPEALELFRLPFQLEDYDGKEVVIGVGRFGPYVKWGESFISMPKNEEPLAVTHERAVEIIKQKIDDDAPIAHYDGLGVTKGKGRFGPFIKWNDLFINIPAKGYDFDNLSQEDIDTLIGKKVEKEANRFIKVWDEEKISIENGRWGPFIRFGKLMLKLRYNEATKAKYTAEELVDVDLEIIKKMIVEQVPKAFETKKKAPAKKKAAVKKK from the coding sequence ATGGCCAAAAATTTATTAATCGTCGAATCACCCGCAAAAGCTAAAACTATAGAAGGTTATTTAGGGAAAGATTTCCTAGTGAAATCCAGCTATGGCCATATCCGAGATTTAGTGAAAGGCGATATGGGCATCGACATTAATAATAATTTCGCTCAAACCTATGAAGTACCGGCCGACAAGAAAAATGTGGTCGCCGAATTAAAAAAGTTAGCCAAGGAAGCCGAAATGGTATGGTTAGCATCCGATGAAGACCGTGAGGGAGAAGCCATTTCTTGGCATTTATTCGAAACTTTAGGCCTAAAAGTGGAGAAAACCAAGCGCATCGTTTTTCATGAGATTACCAAACCAGCAATTCTTAAAGCAATTGATAGTCCGCGGGGAATTGATTATAATTTGGTTTTTGCACAACAAGCTCGTCGTGTTTTAGATAGATTGGTAGGTTTTGAACTGTCTCCTGTTTTATGGAAAAAAGTAAAACCATCACTTTCAGCAGGCCGCGTTCAATCTGTAGCCGTTCGTTTAATTGTTGATAGAGAAAGAGAAGTTCAGCACTTTAATGCTGCTGCTGCTTTTAAAATCACTGCTCAGTTTTCGACTGGAAAAGGAAAAGAAACCGTAAAGGCAGAATTGCCACAACGTTTTGAAAGTGAAGCTACTGCAGAAAAGTTTTTACAAGACTGTGCGAATGCCAAGTTCGACATTACAAGTTTGGAAACTAAACCTGCCAAACGTAATCCAGCGGCTCCATTTACCACTTCAACATTGCAACAGGAAGCATCAAGAAAATTAGGTTTTTCGGTTGCCAGAACCATGCAAGTTGCACAAAGGTTATACGAAGCCGGTAAGATTACTTACATGAGAACGGATTCGCTAAATTTATCAGAAACCGCTTTAACAGCCGCAGCGGCAGAAATAAAATCTGCTTATGGAAACGAATATCACCAACACAGAATTTATAAAACAAAAACTGCAGGTGCACAAGAAGCTCACGAAGCCATTCGCCCAACTTATTTTAATGTACACACCGTAGATGGTGATATTTCTGAAAAACGTTTATACGATTTAATTTGGAAAAGGGCAATTGCATCGCAAATGAGCGAGGCTTTATTTGAAAAAACTACTGCTCAAATTACTGCATCAACCAGAAAAGAACATTTGGTTGCTGAAGGTGAAGTTTTAAAGTTTGATGGATTTTTAAAGGTTTACTTAGAATCGACAGATGATGAGGAAACTGAAGAAAAAGAAGGTGGTTCAATTTTACCTCCGTTAGCGAAAGGACAAGAATTATTCTTAAAAGAAATGCAAGCTACGGAACGTTATTCTCGTCCGCCGGCAAGATATACTGAGGCCAGCTTGGTTAAAAAACTGGAAGAATTAGGTATTGGTCGTCCTTCTACTTATGCACCAACCATTTCTACAGTCCAAAATCGCGGCTATGTAGTTAAGGAAGATAGAGACGGAAAACAGCGTAAATTTACTGCGATCATTTTAGCTGATGGTAAAGTAAATACAGAAATAAAAACTGAAATTACAGGAGCTGAAAAGCAAAAACTTTTTCCAACTGATATCGGCGAAGTGGTAAATGATTTCTTGGTGGAACATTTTAAAGGAATTGTAGATTTTAATTTCACGGCAAAAGTAGAGAAGGAATTTGACGAAATTGCTCAAGGTTTACAAGAGTGGACTAAAATGTTGCACTCTTTTTATAGCCCTTTCCATACTGAAGTTCAAACTACTTTGGATACTGCCGAACGTGCAACAGGCGAACGTTTGCTAGGTTTAGACCCAGTTACAGGTAAAAACGTTTATACTAAAGTTGGTAAATTTGGTCCATTAGTTCAAATTGGCGAAGCCGACGATGAGGAGAAACCAAAGTATGCAAGCTTAATGAAAAATCAATCGGTTGGTACCATTACGCTACCCGAAGCTTTAGAATTGTTCAGACTTCCTTTCCAATTGGAAGACTATGACGGTAAGGAAGTTGTAATTGGTGTTGGCCGCTTCGGACCTTATGTTAAATGGGGCGAAAGCTTTATTTCTATGCCCAAAAATGAGGAGCCTTTAGCCGTTACACACGAAAGAGCTGTTGAAATTATTAAACAAAAAATAGATGATGATGCGCCAATTGCACATTATGACGGCCTAGGCGTTACAAAAGGAAAAGGCCGATTTGGTCCTTTTATAAAATGGAACGATTTGTTTATTAATATACCGGCAAAAGGTTATGACTTCGACAATCTTTCGCAGGAAGATATTGATACCCTAATTGGTAAAAAGGTAGAAAAAGAAGCCAACAGATTTATTAAGGTATGGGACGAGGAAAAAATTTCAATCGAAAATGGTCGTTGGGGTCCTTTTATCCGTTTCGGAAAACTGATGCTTAAGCTTAGATATAATGAGGCGACTAAAGCAAAATATACTGCAGAAGAATTAGTTGATGTCGATTTAGAAATTATCAAAAAAATGATTGTGGAACAAGTTCCTAAAGCTTTTGAAACTAAAAAGAAGGCACCAGCAAAGAAGAAAGCAGCAGTAAAAAAGAAGTAA